The [Clostridium] celerecrescens 18A genomic sequence AAAAGGGCTGACGGAAGTTTTCGGGAATGGATACTCCAAACATTTCTCCTGTACCGATGGTCATGTCAATACAGCCGGAAAAATCTGCATATAGCTGAAAGGTATATAAAACGGCACCAGTGATAACGATGATCCCGCCGTAATGATTGGGGGTATCAAAGATCGTTTCCACAAGCAGATTAAGCCGGTCTGCAATAACAAGTTTTTTAAATAATCCCCACATGATCCGCTGAAGGCCGTAAGTGACGTTCTTGTATTCCAAAGGCTTTCCCTGACAGAGGGCTTTGGCAGTCTGGGAGTAGCGGCAGATAGGGCCTTCCAACAGTGTTGGAAAGAAGGAGAGATACAAGGCCAGTCTGCCTAAATTGTCGTCAGCCTCTATTTTTTCATAATAAACGTCGATCAGGTATGAGACCGCCTGCAGGGTGTAAAAGGAAATACCGATTGGCAGGGCGAACTTCATGGCAGGCAGAAGCCTTGGGAAAGATACTGCTTTTAATACCAGGTTAAAGTTTTCGAAAAAGAAACCTGAGTATTTTAAAATCAATAAAATGCTAAGCTGCAATCCGATCCCAAGCCATAAGATCCTGCGGCGTTTGGTCTCATAGGCTGCTTTTTCTGCCTTTTTATTCTCGGGGGCGTGAACTGCCGATAGAAAGTCCTTTTTACAGGAAGTAAGCCACAGACCGGTGTGGTGAATGGAAAGGGTGGAAAAAAGCAGGTATACCAGCAGCTTTCCGCTAAAAGAAAGAAAAAAGACATAACTGGCAGTAAGCAGTACTTTATAACGGAAGCTTTGGGGCGCAAGCTGATAGGCCAGCAATACAACCGGCATAAAGATGAATAGGTACAGGAGTGAATTGTAGGCCATCCTTTATTCCTCATTTAACCGATGGATCATATCCCAAATTGCCTTTGCAGAGTTAAAATTAGCGGGTATCATGTCTATGGGAGTGATCTCAATGCCAAATGCATCTTCGAGCTCCGGTATGAGAGAGAGAATGGAAAACGAGTCTAAGAGCCCTCCGTCAATGAGTCTTGTTTCTGTTTCATAATCAATGCCTGGGTTAATATCATTTAAGATCTCTAATAATTGTTCCATGGTTTTGTCTCCTTTATAGTTGAAAATAATTGAAAGCATTCGTTTGTAAATGAGGTCTTGCAATATGGAAGTTGTCTTTAGCAGAATAGAGAAGGATCTGCGGCAGATCCCGGCTTAAAAATAAGGACATGCCTTCTGTTGCAGAATAAGCACCGGTTTTTTGGAATATGATCCGGTCTCCTATCTGCAGGTTTTGAAAAGGGTATTTCTTTACAAGCACATCATTCACCGTGCAAAGAGAGCCGCAGACCGTCCATTCTTTTTTCTCTCCTTCCCGGTGATTAAAATGAAGGATAGGCGGCTTTTTCATGGCCAGCATTTGCCCGTAATAATTTAGCTGGTGGATACCGCCGTCAACAATGCAGTAGGGCTCTCCCTTGTTTGTCTTCTGATCCACCACGCTGGTCACGTAGAATCCACAAGGTGCGGCGATAAATCTACCCATCTCCAGTGTGACCCTGCCGCCGAACGAAAGATTTTTGATGCACTTGGCAAGGCCATTTAACATCTGATCTTCTTCATTTTTCTCACCTTCAAAATAGCAGACAGGAAGACCGGGACCATACTCCAGCCGTTTGACAGGAAAGCCGTATTCCTGATTTAATTCCCGGCATAACTGGTCCAGCATATGAAGTTCGTTTTCCAGTTTTGCTATTGATTTCTTTTGGGTTCCGGAAAAGTACTGGATACCTTCAATGGTTATAAATTCATGGGAGCCGCCTTCCATGATCTGCCGGATCATGCTTTCATCCATACCGAACTGATTCCCGGACGTCAGGCGGAGGAGGACGCGTATGGGTGTTTGAAGCTTTGAGCTGCAGTCTCTAAGAATCTGCCAGTGGGAGAGGGACTCGACGGTATAAATGATCTTATCTCCATAATGTCTCAGCGCGTATTCTATGTCCTCAGGCTTCTTATGTACACCGGACATGATAACTTTCCCCATGTCGATTCCGGCTCTTTCGCAGATGGTGAATTCGCCGGGAGAGCAGACCTCAAAGGAGTCCACTACTTCCTCTAAATCCTTAATGACAAATGAATTGGCCTTCATGGCATAGCATAATTCCACGTCCTCTCCAAGAAAATCCCTGATTTTTCTGATCTGTTCAGCTAGGATATCCGTATCAAAAATGTAGAAGGGGGGGTGGTACTCATGAATGTCATATTCAAACCTTATCTCGTTCATGGCTGTTTTCCTTTACACACTTCCAATAATTTTTTTCTGTCTATTTTTCCGTTAGCAGTGACTGGCAGTTCCGGTAGGGAATAAAACGCGGATGGAATCATATAAACCGGAAGAGATTCCCTCATCCGTACTGAAATTTCCCTTCCCTCCATACCACCGACATAAAATGCCCCGATCCGGTTTTTCTCCTCATCAAAGACGCAGCATGCCCGCTGAATGAGCGGATAGCTGTTTATGACGGCTTCGATCTCTTCCAGTTCTATGCGGTGTCCCATGTGCTTGATCTGAAAGTCCTTGCGTCCGGCAAAGCAAAGCTCCCCGTTCTCATGGTAGAAGGCCAGGTCCCCGGTCCGGTAAATTGTTTCCAGGCAGTGCATGTTAAGGGGATTCTGGACAAATACCTTTTTTGTCTGCTCCGGATTGTTATAATATCCCAGGGCCAAAGCAGTTCCGGATACGCAAATCTCTCCAATCTGGTCCTTTTCAGTGACTAGTTTGTCATCCTGATCCAGGAGGAAGACCTTTTCATTGGGAAATGCCTTTCCAATAGGAAGGGTTTCATGGGCTTCAAATTTCCGTTCCACAGGGTAGTAGGTACAGTTGCATGTGATTTCTGTAGGTCCGTATAAGTTTACGTAGATCGCATCAGGGAGGTAATTCTGCCAGGTTGTTAAATGCTTAACAGGCATTGCTTCGCCGCTGAATAAGACCTTATTAACCCTGGAGGGAACCCTATAGGTGAATCCCTTTAATTGGGGAATCAGGCACAGAGCGGAAACCGCCCAGATCAGGGTTGTTACCTGGTGTTCGCATAAGAAGTCTAGGAGCTCCGTCGGGATGGAAAATAATTTTTTCGGGATTATGACCATGGTGGCTCCCGCTTTAAGGGTGGAGTAGATATCTTTAACAGACACATCAAAGTCAAAGGGGGCCTGATTCCCGATTTTGTCCTCCCCGGTTATGCCGAACATGGAAGGAAAATATTCCATAAAATCAATCACCGACCGGTGGCTCACCAATACCCCCTTAGGGACGCCGGTAGAGCCTGAGGTAAAGTTGCAGTACAGTGGATCGATATCCAGGGAAAGATCACGGATAAGTGTTAGGGACTCCTCCCTTATTTCGCTTTTCACAATCTCATGGTAATCAAACAGATTGCCGGAAAATTCCACGCCTTCGGGCATTACCCTGGTATCCCCTAAGGTGATGACAGAATTTGCTTTAAGCACCTTAAGAATCTGGCTGATCCGAACAGCCGGCTGTGCCGGGCTGATCAGTACATAAAAACAGCCGGAATATACAATGCCCATGAATGTTGTAAGAGCCTTCACACTTTTATCCATAAAAACCACAACAGGGTTTCCCGGTGATTCATAACCGGAAAGAAAGCTGCCGATCCGTTTTGCATGTAATAACAGTTCCTTATAAGAACAGCTATTCTCCTGATCTACCGCCGCAATTTTCTCAGGATAGATGCTTGCAGAGTGTTCAAGATACTCAAGTACGTTTCTCATAGGTTGTTACTCCTCTCTGTCTGGTTCGATTGGAAACGTCACACGAACTTTAAAATTTGTCCGGTTTTTTTGTATCTCAAAGGTACCATTCATCTGTTCTACTATTTTCAGGCAGGTTTTAAGTCCAATGTTGGTGCTTTCTAAAAACATGCTGTCCGTACGGATCTCATTGGAGATGGTGATGATCAGGTCATTGCCGTCTATATGGCTTTTGACAAAGACCGGCCTATCGATGCCGGCGTATTTTCTTACATTGGAAAACAGATTATCAAATAACCGTCTTAAATATTGGATATCAGCGGTTATGCTGCAGGATTCCTCTACAAATTCTGTTTTTACGTCAAGCCCCAGGTTGCCAAGATCAAATACGTACTCCATAAGCAGCTGCTGGAGAAGGATCTTAGCGTCAAAGGTCTCCATCTGCATCAATATCTTCTCTTTGCCGAATACAAGAAAATACTGGAACAGACGGTCAGATAATTCCTTTAGCTGAATGGATTTATTCTTGCAGCTTTTGATGTATTTGTCTAATTGTTCTTCCGAATGATAGCTTTTGGATTCCAGTATTTCCAAGTAGCCGATCAGTGAAGTAAGGGGAGTCCTGATGTCATGGGACATGGAAGTGATCAGCTCACTGTTTGCTTCCCAGGCGTCCTTTTCGCTCTTATATCGTGTAATAATAGAATTTCTCATGTTATCCGCATTTTTTGCCAGCAATGCAATCTCATCATTCCCTTTATAGAAAATGGGCTGCTCCAGATCCCCTTTTTCAATCAGGGATACCTCTTTTGACAATTGCATGATCCGGGCAATGATCCGGTGGTTATAGAAAATCAGGATCACAAACAGAAACAGGAAAAATACTCCCCATGAAATATAAGTTACCAGGTTATACCATTTGATTTCCGAGGAATCAATGATGGACACGGAATAGGTACCGTCGCTGAAGGTAATATCCCGTATGGCCTGTTTGCTGCTTTCCCCAATGGAACTGGCAGTTTCATAGGGAGCGTATGCATCATTCCAGAATCCGGATTCGTAGATGATCTCGTTGCCGTTAAAAATAGTTACGTAGACGTATTTATGGTTCTTTACCCATTTGGAAATGGATCTTACATTTTTCACTGATATGTTGTATTTATTAATGTAATTTTCAAAAGAGTTTTGATAACCGGTCAAACGTTTCCAGGCGGCATCTTCATTCATATGGTTCCTGGATACCAGATAATCGCCAAAAGCCTGGGAGGCAAAATACATCCCAAAGCTGATGACCGCGCCAAAGATCAATACAAATACTTGCTTATATCGTAAAGACGAGATCCATTTATGCTTCATCGATCTGATAGCCCTTTCCCCAAACGGTTCGTATGATGGTGGGATTGTTAAAATCCAATTCCAGTTTTTTTCGAAGCTTTAAAATGTGTACCATAACAGTATTCGTGGAAGAAGGGAGGAACTTATCATTCCATACGCCCTCGTAGATTGATTGTGCATCCTTGGCTTTTCCTCTGTTCCTTACCAGATACATCAAAACCTGGAACTCTGTGTCCGTAAGCTCGATTTTTTGATTTTCCCGATAAACAAAATGGCCTGCGGTATCGATCATAAGATCCTGCAGCCGGATCTCTGAGCTATTGGAAAGAGGTGCTCCTTTCCCTTTATAAACAACATATCGTCTTAAAAGAGAACGGACCTTCATGAGAAGCTCTGCCTGTGAAAATGGTTTTACAAGATAATCATCACCGCCGTTTTCATAGGCTTCTGTCTTATCACATTCTTTTGACTTTGCGGTTAA encodes the following:
- a CDS encoding amino acid adenylation domain-containing protein, whose amino-acid sequence is MRNVLEYLEHSASIYPEKIAAVDQENSCSYKELLLHAKRIGSFLSGYESPGNPVVVFMDKSVKALTTFMGIVYSGCFYVLISPAQPAVRISQILKVLKANSVITLGDTRVMPEGVEFSGNLFDYHEIVKSEIREESLTLIRDLSLDIDPLYCNFTSGSTGVPKGVLVSHRSVIDFMEYFPSMFGITGEDKIGNQAPFDFDVSVKDIYSTLKAGATMVIIPKKLFSIPTELLDFLCEHQVTTLIWAVSALCLIPQLKGFTYRVPSRVNKVLFSGEAMPVKHLTTWQNYLPDAIYVNLYGPTEITCNCTYYPVERKFEAHETLPIGKAFPNEKVFLLDQDDKLVTEKDQIGEICVSGTALALGYYNNPEQTKKVFVQNPLNMHCLETIYRTGDLAFYHENGELCFAGRKDFQIKHMGHRIELEEIEAVINSYPLIQRACCVFDEEKNRIGAFYVGGMEGREISVRMRESLPVYMIPSAFYSLPELPVTANGKIDRKKLLEVCKGKQP
- a CDS encoding response regulator transcription factor, with the protein product MNTLILVVDDDADIREVLRIQLESKGYSVSEAANGSDAVAAVTDNPDIDLIILDIMMPDLSGIDACTQIRRISSAPVLFLTAKSKECDKTEAYENGGDDYLVKPFSQAELLMKVRSLLRRYVVYKGKGAPLSNSSEIRLQDLMIDTAGHFVYRENQKIELTDTEFQVLMYLVRNRGKAKDAQSIYEGVWNDKFLPSSTNTVMVHILKLRKKLELDFNNPTIIRTVWGKGYQIDEA
- a CDS encoding acyl carrier protein is translated as MEQLLEILNDINPGIDYETETRLIDGGLLDSFSILSLIPELEDAFGIEITPIDMIPANFNSAKAIWDMIHRLNEE
- a CDS encoding MBOAT family O-acyltransferase, with the translated sequence MAYNSLLYLFIFMPVVLLAYQLAPQSFRYKVLLTASYVFFLSFSGKLLVYLLFSTLSIHHTGLWLTSCKKDFLSAVHAPENKKAEKAAYETKRRRILWLGIGLQLSILLILKYSGFFFENFNLVLKAVSFPRLLPAMKFALPIGISFYTLQAVSYLIDVYYEKIEADDNLGRLALYLSFFPTLLEGPICRYSQTAKALCQGKPLEYKNVTYGLQRIMWGLFKKLVIADRLNLLVETIFDTPNHYGGIIVITGAVLYTFQLYADFSGCIDMTIGTGEMFGVSIPENFRQPFFSKTASEFWRRWHITLGAWLKDYIFYPISLTKFVKNLGKKSRAKFGKHLGQIISSSAALFGVWILNGLWHGTGWNYIFFGMYYFVLILMGNLLEPAVQRITSTLRIDRTCSLYRSFQTVKLLFLVFTGELFFRASNLTAGMNMFRSIFTGFHWSAVTDGSLLKLGLTLPDFIAVFFGFLAVYAVGVIHERGISIRERISGWNMFARWTFLYAAILLVIVLGAYGEGYIPAKLIYAGF
- a CDS encoding diaminopimelate decarboxylase family protein, with product MNEIRFEYDIHEYHPPFYIFDTDILAEQIRKIRDFLGEDVELCYAMKANSFVIKDLEEVVDSFEVCSPGEFTICERAGIDMGKVIMSGVHKKPEDIEYALRHYGDKIIYTVESLSHWQILRDCSSKLQTPIRVLLRLTSGNQFGMDESMIRQIMEGGSHEFITIEGIQYFSGTQKKSIAKLENELHMLDQLCRELNQEYGFPVKRLEYGPGLPVCYFEGEKNEEDQMLNGLAKCIKNLSFGGRVTLEMGRFIAAPCGFYVTSVVDQKTNKGEPYCIVDGGIHQLNYYGQMLAMKKPPILHFNHREGEKKEWTVCGSLCTVNDVLVKKYPFQNLQIGDRIIFQKTGAYSATEGMSLFLSRDLPQILLYSAKDNFHIARPHLQTNAFNYFQL
- a CDS encoding HAMP domain-containing sensor histidine kinase, whose amino-acid sequence is MKHKWISSLRYKQVFVLIFGAVISFGMYFASQAFGDYLVSRNHMNEDAAWKRLTGYQNSFENYINKYNISVKNVRSISKWVKNHKYVYVTIFNGNEIIYESGFWNDAYAPYETASSIGESSKQAIRDITFSDGTYSVSIIDSSEIKWYNLVTYISWGVFFLFLFVILIFYNHRIIARIMQLSKEVSLIEKGDLEQPIFYKGNDEIALLAKNADNMRNSIITRYKSEKDAWEANSELITSMSHDIRTPLTSLIGYLEILESKSYHSEEQLDKYIKSCKNKSIQLKELSDRLFQYFLVFGKEKILMQMETFDAKILLQQLLMEYVFDLGNLGLDVKTEFVEESCSITADIQYLRRLFDNLFSNVRKYAGIDRPVFVKSHIDGNDLIITISNEIRTDSMFLESTNIGLKTCLKIVEQMNGTFEIQKNRTNFKVRVTFPIEPDREE